The window TGATTATGgtaaattattgtttagatTATTGCAACACGATCGTGTAACTCTTTGTAAACGatgaaaaaaacttcaaatttaaacgtgTTGATCAACATGGTAAACGATCGGGTTGATCACAATGgtaaacaatcatttagatcatgtcaaaatgatatttaaatgatcttgatattctcaaatatgagaaagatgaaatagtttcaaaaaatattgtcGAAAACAGTGAagatttaaatagaaaaataaatcatctaaaaagtatataaaaggaaatttggaagagaagatgactacatcagaaagaagaaaaaagaaaagttacaaATTGACCACAGTAttcaaaagttacaaattGACCACAgtattcaaagaaaaatctaaaaattatgaaaacacCGTTCCGATTTCATGAGCTTTCGTCTTTTTGTTACAGAGATCGTATAGTTgtgttttgttaaatttatgaaaattcatctaataaaaaagaaagaaaaggactaatggaaaagaaatgaaatgactAAATGTAAGAACCTGGCCAGACAACCTTTTTTAAAGTTGGtgatctaaaataataataataataataaacaaattgagATTTTGTCCATTAATTTGTGAATTCTAACAATGCAGTTTCCATATTCCCTTTGACTCTTATAAACGTGTGgtttaaaaattggaaaaagcaATCCAAAGACAATAATACAAAGGGAAGTAGTTGCTAAATTGTGCAATaaatggttttttctttttctttttctttttcttttttgaaaatgaatcataaattaataataacaatagatgatgatgatgtttCTAAGTTTTGGACCCCAATGAATAAAGAAGATAAGGTTCCCCAACTTCAAAATTGGTGCATGAGTCATGACCACCATGTCTCTGCCTTTGACTCAATCAAcctcctcttttcttttcgtttaCAAGATGGCTTGCCTTCCACCATACTTTGGTCACCCAAATTTCATATTCCAAATCAAtgttaagttttcaaaaattgacaCCTACCTACACTACACAAACTTTACAtcataaatacaaatacaataataaataactaccatgattgattaattacaatatatatatatacttttctaATATAACTTTGAGACTATTGTTACATATTTAACGTTAGTTGAGTTATGCTCATTTTGACAAGTTTAAGTTTTAAGAGcaagttgaaaaaaattaacaaaatacgTAACATGGATCTTTGATTTAGTTGTTCATAAAATGGAAGACAAAGTTGAATGGAACTTCGTGTGATTACACATCCCTCCACCATTACTTATGGAATAAATGTTGGAGACATGCTCATGTTGTCCTAAAGGGTATGgtcttcaatatttaaatcatcatGTGAGTGTTATACATGCTTTTGGGcttcaataaatgttatattatattaattttcatggGCATACTATTGTTGTATAGATTATGTTTAGGGCCCTTGTAAATTTGCACCTCCATGGTTTTGTCTATTATGCCGAATACATTTTactctactttttcttttcacatgGGTTTTAGGTTAACATCGTCTCAACTGAgtgattcaaatttttgaCTTTTTGGTTTTCGGTATATCTTTCCATGAAAACCACTATATACgttttattcatattattatgaaaattattatttgtattatatattatacgaaacttttttattgtaccttaatatagaaaaataataaagtacaTTCATTATCTAATacaaatatagtttaaattcatataaaaCATCTGATTAGGAGGTATAAAGTTCGAGTCggacttaaaaaaaaaaaaacgacaTACAACCTTTTTGAAATACTTCTTTGTTAAGGTATATAGGATTATGATAGCCCTAGCAAAGTACacttgtttttagaaaaataataacatttattttcatcaaGATATCAAGGACTACTACGAAAATTCTTACTTTCTTCCTTGTCAAGGtagatttataaataaagCCAATGTAGCTTATTTGACATGCAATTGTATTGACCACGATTAAtagtatataatttgaattattttttattatctatttatttttatggaggtgatatatttataaaaatttacgTAACAAAACATCACAAAATGAGAACCTTGGAACAGTTTTAAAATAGACTACGTCCATGGTtcaatgtaaaataaataattttttgtatatatataattcaacaaTAGCAAAGGTGGAGATGAAACACTTTcgaaatattaatttgtacTTTATAGTtgtataagaattttttattttttttttggcaacATTGAATAAAACAATACTATAACGTTGACCACCCAAAAAAATCCATTTCtctaataaattcatttggtCGATTCTATCACATGCTCAATTTAGGGTTGTATTTTCCTAGgcttttaaatattatgttgtccatatattatcaatatattCCAACATTTTGTGAGTATCACTTTCATACACTTTGTGTTCCACCATCTTACAAGCTTTTCTGGCATTTGACAACTATATGTCcatataataaattgtaatGAAAGGTATATTCACCAATACAAATTTCCATATGCAAGTGCTAAAACTTCCAATGCATGgttattcttaattttaaccTATGTATGAATGTAATCTCATTCAAATAACATTTCACGTCTAGTGATCAAATCACCATTGGAATGTTCAATAGATTGTGATCAAATCACCATTGGAATGTTCAATAGATGTGATTTGTCCatgtagaattttttttaaaatttttttgtatatgtcgattaatgaataaaaatttcatcGACTAAATGCTCGATTTGCAAGCCAAggcaaaattttgttttaccaagatctttcatctcaaattgCTTTTTAAGATATTCTAATGACTTTGAAAGCTCTCTAggattttcaattatatttaaatcatcaacatatGCGGCTATAATAGCAAATCCTCACTGtgatttcttaataaaaacatataaaaaattggattATTCTGATAACcttctttcaataaatattcCCTTAAACGATTGTACCACATTCGTCCTGATTGTTTCAATCCATATAATGATCtttgtaatttgattgaatataattctctagattttgaattatatgatTCAGGTATCTTAAATCCTTCAGAAATTTTCATatagatttcattttccaaaGATTTATACACATATGTTGTAACTACATTCATAAGATGCATATCAAGCTTTTCACAAACCCGTTGGTGTATGAACTATAGGTCCAAAAAATTCACGTTTCGAAAGTGAGTTCAATTTTGTTTGGATGACTTCTTTCCACTTGGGCCAATCCTCTCTATTACAACATTCGTTAACAGATTTAGGTTCAGAATCCTCATTTTCATGAATGATATTATGTGCAACATTGTATGCAAAAATGTTGTCCACAACTACATTAGTTTTATTCCATCTTTTCCTATCATGGAATAATTTATCGAGATCTCATTTTTATCTTCATATACTTGagtttcttcaacatttttaccATTTGTTATGTCCAGGACTTCTTCTTGAATGTTTCTATTGTCAATTAAGTCATTTTGACTATTgatcatttttccttttcgaTGATTTTTATCCTTTGAACCTATTGGTTTACCACGCTTTTGCTACAACGCTAGTTCATTAATTGTAGTAACTTGCTGAATTGggatttcaattttagataAAGCATTTGCAGCTAAAGTATATGATTTGATCACTTTCTTAGTATCTGTAAATGCATCTAATAATGAAAGTCTTGCTCTCATAGGTAATGGTCTGGCAATCAATTGTAAACGTTTGATAAATGATTCTGCCAAAATATTTTGTGTATAAACATGAGCTACAGGATGTTCAATATTTATCCCAATTGACATGCAACAATTATTAAATGTTTGGGATGTAAACTCACCAGCATTATCAAGtcgaatgttttttttattgtataatcGGAAAATTGTGctcttaatttgattatttgagcGAGTAATTTTGCAAATACAAGGTTTTGACATGATAATAAACACACATGTGACCGTCTACTTGATGCATCAATTAAAATCATGAACTATCTAAATAGTCCACATGGTGGAGTAATGAGTACATATTTGTCACCATGAATTCGTTCTAAAAACGTAGGTGACTCAACTCCCACTTTGGTAGGTAATGGcctaataatcaatttttcttgagAGCAAGCAACACATGATAATTCATTGGATTGAAGAATCTTCTGGTTCTTTAGCAGATGTTCATGAgaatttttaatcatttttctcattattattgATTCCGAATGACCTAATCGATCATTCCAAATagtaaacatatttaaatttatgaacttCGAGTTCATAGTTGCATATGTTTCAATTACTCATATATGAGTATAATATAACCAGAAGAAAAGTAGGCAGTGTTTCCAATATACGTTTTTCGtgtgaaataataaatgtaatataaagatgttctatattatttttattgttaattagttTCAACATAATAACTATTTTGACGTATATCTTTGAAACTcaataagtttcttttttacttattaGAGAACAAAGCATTACTAATTGTGGATTTTGTTCCTCTATGCAAAATAAGATTTGCTTTTCCAAAACCTTCAATCAAGTTTATAGAGTCTGATATTGTATTGACATTTGCTTTAAGCATTGTCAATGtagaaaaatactttttacttttaagtaTTGTGTACGTAGTTGCACTATCTGCCAAACATAAGTCTTCATTATTCATATTTGAGTCAGCCAAAATATAAGAAGTGTCCATAActcttcataaaaaaaatgattaaaataagtCTCatggtaaaataaaaaaacaaaactaacgttaaaatataaataatttaaataaactatGAGATGTTGAATAgagaaaacacaaaaacataatGTAAATGTCAGTTTTAGACATTCTCATAATTAAAGAAAGtatttgttactccttcattaGCATTAGTTTTCTCTTCAGGAGACTCAAAGAAGTCAGCAACATCCATATGTCATATTGGAAAAAGTCACAGACATCATCTTGATAGACAAAGTTTACTTCcacattttttccttttttcttcattgagGCTTGATAGAGGTCGACTAAGTGCTTGGATGTACGACAAGTACGAGTTCAATGACCATTCATACCACAACAGAAGCATTGATTTTcacaactttttaattttttattttgtggagTCAACCCTCTATGATTATCATTTGTGGTTTTCTTGAAATCTGAATAATTATAACCACGAAAAGTATAATTAGTTCTTTCTTTACCATGGTCACAACCTCGACCACGATCACAACCTCGACCTCGATcattattgtttgaaaatacAGCATTTGCTTCAGAAAATAATGTTGCTCCAGTTGGTCGAGAGTCATGGTTTTTCATTAATAACTCATTATTTTGTTCAGCCACAAGAAGACATGATATAATTAAGGATACTTTTTAAACCCTCTTTCTTGACATTGCTGCTGCGGGACCATATTCAAGGCATGAAATGTGAAAAATGCTTTCTCTAACATATCTTCATCAGTAATTTTTTCTCCgtataacaataattttgaacaaattttaaataatgcgAAATTATAATCACTTGCTGATTTAAAATCTTGCAACCTTAAAATACATCCAATCATATCAAGTTTTAGAAAGAATCACACTTTTTTCATGACCATAcctttcttttaaactttgctataatttaaaatgatcttTTACCGTAAGATATTCAATCTTTAATCCCtcatgaagatgaagaatcacactttttttatgatcatacatttctttttaactttaccATAATTTAAAGTGATCTTTTACCGTAAGATATTCAATCTTTAATCCCTCAAGAAGTTGATGTGGAAAGAAAATCATgacttttacattttcttgACTCGAAGTTGTGTTTCCTTCTTTAATCGTTTCTCCAAGATTCATGGCATTCAAATGAATTTCAGCATCAAGCACCcatgataaataattatcaCCATTGATATCAAGAGCTAGAAATTCTAACTTAGTAAGACTTGACAttgtaaaattataacaaagaaatttaataaacatgTTAAACATGCATTATACAACAACTTAgataaatatcatattatgaaaaattgtgACAACAATACACaccaaaaatattaattttacaacATGCTTATACCTAATATCTTAAAACATCATGCTTAggtaaattgataaaaacatttaaatcataaatcataaaaacaattacaaaacttataattttagaaagtagacaattaaattatagacaTAAACTATgcataaatcttaaaataattgaaataagaatcaaacataaaacaatcacataaatcataaataaattaatatgaaCCAAACCTATAACTAACAATAGTTttaacaaacaataattttgtaaacataatatttaaaattacaacatATAATAGGTATAAAAGATTATATTCACAAACATTTAAACTATGCACAATGTATACATGGAATAGTTCATGCAATGTTCACAAgtacaaaacaagaaaacaaactaataCTTTATAGCCTACCTTttacaaatgataaaattgtagAGACTCGTGATGATAACatattatgaaataaagaataaagaagctaaataagaagaatgaaacaacaaaaagaagagaacGAAGAATAGAGAAAGTAGAGAACAATTAAACTCAAGAGAACGAAGAAGGGAAAAAGTAGAGAACAATTGAACTCAATAATGGTATCTTTTACAAAGGCACCACATACCTCTGTTTATAGAATATGCTATGTATGAATTACATTATAAAGTTCAATAGGATGAATGTAATAACATATAATTGAAGGAAAGTTATAGAAAGATTGGTAACCTACATAGGATACTTACCAAGTTTTTCATCCCTCCTAAATAAATAAGCAACAATCAGATAATTGTATAGGCTctacaaatttgaattcaaaattagaaTCTACTTTtgttcctcttttctttttctattttttttatcttatttatttatttatgtagaTTAAATGAAATGCTCTACTCTCgagaaaaattcaattattattcGAATTCtcatccaaattttaaaatcagaaaattgtttttaggtttttttttttttaaaaaaagaattcaaacaaagaaactcGATATATGGTTAGAATCATAGAAGTATTCCAatgtttcaatttataaaaattaaaaaggtgAAGGCCTAAACTATCGTATTTTGCAACTTCAGAACAGTCTATCATCCTAACTTGGAGATGAAAGgctaaaagaacaaaacaaaaaatatataactacATAGATTTCAGTAAATTATATGTTCAATAACCATTGCTAGATTGCAATATCACTACGATGGTAATTAACGAGAAATGCTTCATTCTACTACCGAACCCCACAAGATGAAAGAAGATCCAGTACTAAGGTTCCAACACAAATTTGATATCCTGTACAATGCACAACAATAGCTCTAATTCTTACCATTTAAGTCTCTCACAGCCCACCTTATTAGTCAGTCCATCTGCAAACGATATCCACCATCCTTTCGAAGCAATTTGCTATGTTATCCACCGAGTCatgaatacaaaaaatatataaacatgaaACATGAAACATGAAGAAAGTTATCTTTTTATATGAGAGGGGAAAAAATGGTGAAGAACCAAACTCCGAATGCCATCGTTTCACAGAAATGGTTTCCCATTGCAACATGTTACAGTGAAACAACAAATAAAGCCCGGTCACTTTTATTTGAAGCACTAAAGGGCGTTCCTCCAGATATTTGGTCTAAGAAGAGAAGCCTTGTACAGactttaattaagaaaaagggaaaaaaaatcccaaaaaaacATGGGGTGGAAGAGGCAAAAGAGTAAATCTTACAACATTAAAtaacaatgaaagaaaatctCACTTTTTAGATAGTAAAGCACTGCATTGTGCCATAATCTTTGAAGCCCTTGTAATGGAATCAGTCATGTAGAAGTTTTCTATGGGACTCCCAAAATCAGCCATGTCCATCTTCTGGGTGCTTTCAGGCTTAATTGAAGCAGAAAATGTAGCTGCCTCTCTTTCATCCACCTGCAAGAGATTTGGGGCTACAGTTTTTATCCGGGACCTTATTGCCCCGAGCGAATCATATGGCAGCTGCAGACCAGCTACCTCAGAAAGAGCACGAATGATCTTCCAATCATCTCGTGCATCACCAACTGTTGGTACTGCTGGCAGTGTTTGTTGGGCGCAACCTTCGGTGTTTTCGTAGGTTCCTTCCTTTTCGCTAAATGCTGCTGCAGGGAGAATGACATTTGCACGATAGACTCCTCGGTCCCCGTGGTGTCCTTGATAAACCACAAACGCATCCTTTGGAACCTTCTCCAGTTCCACATCATCAGCTCCCATCAAATATACGAACTTTGCAGACTCAATGCTAGTTACTGATTCTGGCACGAGTCCAAGGTCAAGGGCTGCAGCCTGGGAAGCATTCAAAAGCAATACGTTGTAACCATTCCAGTCAGGTCTGACCACATTATTCTGTTTGGCAATGTTTTCAACTACAGAAAAGATTGCATCTTTgtcctttctttcaaaaagTCCAGCACCAACAATAATGGCAGGATTTTTGGCATTTTTGAGGATCGAGCAGAATGGATGGCGACCCTCAACTATGTCAACAAGTGTTTGAGGTCCTGTTCCAAGGTGTTGATGATCATAGTTCAATTCGGCAGGTGGGCCAACATAACCAACTTTAGCTTGAGTTGCTCTTACAGTCTTTCGGATTCTTGCATTTATCATAGCCGCTTCAACCCTTGGCTGCAAGTTTAGTTTGAAACAGTGAGGGAGAAAGGATAATACTTAAAACACATAATAACATCAATCCAACAAGATATCGTATTATCATCTCACAATTATCTACAAGTACACATGATCTATGCACATTACAAGTTGCAACAAGAATGAACACAGATGACCGGAAGTTACGGAAATGATAAGAAATATAGTTAGGGAAAtgataagaaatatattaagAGTAAGATCAGAAGACCAGAAAGACGACTAATGTAATTTCCAATGCCTAATACTTATAGAATAGTAATAGTGATGTGGATTGTAAGTCAATAACGGATCAAAATAAACTAGtaacattattgttttttgttcttctacttttggagaagaaacatttcattgatgaatgaaatatcCAAAGAGTACAGTAGGGTAAAACCCAATGAAGGGAACAaaccaaaaaaccaaaagcAGAACCCGAAATTGGAGAGGTAATACCAAATGAGAACAAGGGAAGGAGAGATAAAAATGCACAAGCCAAcgaaaaaatgttaaatgttactacattgaaataaaaatgtagcaactttttttaaaaaatgtaatgtaACTTAATATAGACAAAGCTACATATTTGAAGTTCTAAAAATAACAGTAgtgtaaaaataattcaacaaGCTGAGTAGAATAAGTCACCGGAAGAATATGATAAGGATATGAACGTACCTGAGTGCCAATCAAAAGAAAGACATCCGCTTTCTCAAGACCAGTAATACCAGTATTCATGATATACCCAGAACGCAGGTCTGCATTAGGTTGTGGTCCATTTCCTTCACACCATACATTATTGGATCCCAACCTATTTAAGAGATCTTTCAGAGCAATCATAGACTCAGCATCAGATAGTTTTCCAGCAATTCCAACGACTTCTTCAGGTTTAACCTGATGGGCAGCTTCAGCAACCAGAGCAAGGGCATCACGCCAGCTGACAGCCTTAAAGCGTCCATCAGCACCACGGATCATTGGATCATTTAATCTCTGTCTCTTAAGGCCATCATAACAAAAGCGAGTCTTGTCTGATATCCACTCTTCATTAATATCCTGTAAATGGTAGTTGGAGGGCACTTATGCATCAGTATGAATTGTTCGTATACTGCAAGCCTACTGGAGAGTAATTGGTGAGTTTAGCAAACTTGATTCAAAAGCTTGCAAGTCTCCACAAAAGGTTAAAGATAGCTAGATAGTCATCAATCAAAAGGCAAAGCAAACCATCCTTATGTTCCTTTAATATGAATGTACAGAAATTCCTTGGTTAAGTTTTGATGAAGTCTAACAAATGATGAGGCATTATCAAGAATTGTAAATTAGATCTCCAATTTAGAGAAATCGCTGTTCTAACATaataatgaattttcttta of the Cucumis sativus cultivar 9930 chromosome 3, Cucumber_9930_V3, whole genome shotgun sequence genome contains:
- the LOC101205189 gene encoding NADH dehydrogenase [ubiquinone] iron-sulfur protein 1, mitochondrial, which codes for MGLGSLASRVVKPSSRLLTSQNPRNLLHFRPIFSTTELHNADASAAAQPQADPAPPPPPPRTPLAGARVHFSSPEDAIEVFVDGYPVKVPKGMTVLQACEIAGVDIPRFCYHSRLSIAGNCRMCLVEVEKSPKPVASCAMPALPGMKIKTDTPLAKKAREGVMEFLLMNHPLDCPICDQGGECDLQDQSMAFGSDRGRFTDVKRSVVDKNLGPLVKTVMTRCIQCTRCVRFATEVAGVQDLGMLGRGSGEEIGTYVEKLMTSELSGNVIDICPVGALTSKPFAFKARNWELKGTETIDVTDAVGSNIRIDSRGPEVMRIVPRLNEDINEEWISDKTRFCYDGLKRQRLNDPMIRGADGRFKAVSWRDALALVAEAAHQVKPEEVVGIAGKLSDAESMIALKDLLNRLGSNNVWCEGNGPQPNADLRSGYIMNTGITGLEKADVFLLIGTQPRVEAAMINARIRKTVRATQAKVGYVGPPAELNYDHQHLGTGPQTLVDIVEGRHPFCSILKNAKNPAIIVGAGLFERKDKDAIFSVVENIAKQNNVVRPDWNGYNVLLLNASQAAALDLGLVPESVTSIESAKFVYLMGADDVELEKVPKDAFVVYQGHHGDRGVYRANVILPAAAFSEKEGTYENTEGCAQQTLPAVPTVGDARDDWKIIRALSEVAGLQLPYDSLGAIRSRIKTVAPNLLQVDEREAATFSASIKPESTQKMDMADFGSPIENFYMTDSITRASKIMAQCSALLSKK